A portion of the Calliphora vicina chromosome 5, idCalVici1.1, whole genome shotgun sequence genome contains these proteins:
- the Hsf gene encoding heat shock factor protein isoform X1 — protein sequence MHTFSETGAGVPAFLAKLWRLVEDPETNNLICWSKDGRSFIIQNQAQFARELLPLNYKHNNMASFIRQLNMYGFHKITSIDNGGLKFDRDEMEFTHPCFKRNCPYLLEHIKRKIASTKSVDEKSALKPEAVTKVLQDVKAMRGRQDSLDSRFSVMKQENEALWREIASLRQKHAKQQQIVNKLIQFLITIVQPQRNMTSVKRHMQLMINDIPDKSKVRKGSESESECGPVIHELGEELLDEVSEVEPELMLPNSPFARVATPATPSTDPDAAHSPHNIERPQSSVSMISQNYDFSNQSTEDASGYLSPAAAAVAAANDGLIHTINNDGSKIFYHITEVPDAQPQETKISPVSYNEDNVLTTPMVREEMARSQMLKQKNRQRRIKNEYEIENRVKVAGPSGAKVQRVASQPQTSTKEQQQQQQIAHQLPQPIQIKSEQDAAIDPMLFLNVYPDNRGLKPDPNLISPNFSEDSRQSNSNNTGSFFINTPTSSANTTSPAQNDILSGNSTDLYNPNSFITNDIPADIFEDNSLMSAEENSNIGANDNFKQTQQQQFGHSTVNSGKFSTYLSGSSSGNCGSQPSTSAAAAAAAISSTNNNINNNNNNNNSQKAVASSSSPSTLKNDNGTNMALTKYKNNPDVMRNEVSGHIDIVQDELEGLKDLLRSDVYSLDHNTLLGMPLNGINSIQNSKLNAFENNNHRIFLPPAMEEDILNKLFTDSDILGPYGLHLTNDGGYSNDKKGSELMTYQPMYDLSDIINDQNDLDADVNMSPNSSLQSQQQSNLDYSSNSVLNTPYHE from the exons atggttttcataaaataacttCCATTGATAATGGTGGTTTAAAGTTTGATCGAGATGAAATGGAATTTACGCATCCCTGTTTTAAACGGAATTGCCCATACTTACTGGAACACATTAAACGGAAGATTGCTTCTACAAAATCTGTTGATGAGAAGTCTGCTTTAAAGCCTGAAGCTGTAACAAAAGTTTTACAAGATGTGAAGGCCATGCGTGGACGACAAGATTCATTGGATTCTCGTTTCTCCGTAATGAAACAGGAAAATGAAGCTTTATGGCGTGAAATTGCATCTTTGCGGCAGAAACACGCAAAGCAACAGcagattgtaaataaattaatacaatttttaataacgaTTGTACAGCCACAGCGTAATATGACCAGTGTAAAGCGGCACATGCAGTTAATGATTAATGACATACCGGACAAGTCTAAAGTGCGCAAGGGTAGTGAATCGGAATCGGAATGCGGACCGGTAATTCATGAGTTAGGCGAAGAACTGCTCGATGAAGTATCTGAAGTTGAACCCGAATTAATGTTGCCGAATAGCCCCTTTGCTCGAGTTGCTACACCTGCAACACCCTCAACAGATCCCGACGCTGCGCATTCACCACACAATATAGAACGTCCACAGTCAAGTGTTAGTATGATCTCTCAAAATTATGACTTCTCTAATCAAAGTACTGAAGATGCTAGTGGCTATTTGAGCCCAGCCGCTGCGGCTGTCGCAGCTGCCAATGATGGACTTATACATACCATTAATAATGacggttcaaaaatattttaccacATAACTGAGGTGCCCGATGCACAACCTcaagaaacaaaaataagtcCCGTTAGCTACAATGAAGATAATGTGCTAACAACACCGATGGTGCGTGAGGAGATGGCTCGCAGCCAAATGTTAAAACAGAAAAATCGCCAGAGGCGCATCAAAAATGAATACGAAATAGAAAATCGCGTTAAAGTGGCTGGTCCCTCTGGTGCAAAAGTACAGCGTGTTGCCAGCCAACCACAAACATCCACAAaggaacagcaacaacaacagcaaatagCACATCAGCTTCCACAACCGATTCAAATTAAATCAGAACAAGATGCAGCTATTGATCCCATGCTTTTCTTAAATGTCTATCCTGATAATCGTGGTCTAAAACCGGATCCAAATTTGATTTCTCCCAATTTTAGCGAAGATTCACGCCAGTCAAATTCCAATAACACTGGTAGCTTTTTTATCAATACTCCAACTTCATCTGCAAACACAACATCGCCAGCACAAAACGACATACTGTCAGGCAACAGTACCGACTTGTATAACCCAAACAGTTTCATTACTAACGACATACCGGCTGATATATTTGAA GATAATTCCCTAATGTCTGCCGAAGAGAATAGTAACATTGGGGCCAatgacaatttcaaacaaactcAACAACAGCAGTTTGGTCATTCTACTGTTAACAGTGgcaaattttcaacatatttgtCTGGATCATCATCAGGAAATTGTGGATCACAGCCATCTACTTCTGCCGCCGCTGCTGCTGCAGCCATTTCATCGACAAATAATAAcatcaacaataataataataataataattctcaAAAGGCTGTAGCCAGTTCGTCATCACCGTCTACATTGAAAAACGACAATGGCACTAACAtggctctcaccaaatacaagAACAATCCAGATGTTATGCG tAATGAAGTCAGCGGACACATAGACATTGTGCAGGACGAACTGGAAGGTTTGAAAGATTTACTCCGTAGTGATGTTTACTCTTTGGATCACAATACGTTGCTAGGT ATGCCTTTAAACGGAATCAACTCTATACAGAATTCAAAACTCAATGCGTTTGAGAACAATAATCATCGAATATTTTTGCCGCCAGCTATGGAAGAGGATATTCTCAATAAG cTCTTTACTGATTCGGATATTTTGGGACCATATGGTTTACATTTAACCAATGACGGTGGCTATAGCAATGATAAAAAAG GATCGGAATTGATGACATACCAACCAATGTATGATTTATCCGATATTATAAATGATCAAAATGATTTAGATG CTGATGTCAACATGTCCCCGAATTCTTCATTGCAATCACAACAACAATCTAACCTGGACTATAGCAGTAATTCTGTCCTTAATACACCGTATCATGAATAA
- the Hsf gene encoding heat shock factor protein isoform X3 has protein sequence MHTFSETGAGVPAFLAKLWRLVEDPETNNLICWSKDGRSFIIQNQAQFARELLPLNYKHNNMASFIRQLNMYGFHKITSIDNGGLKFDRDEMEFTHPCFKRNCPYLLEHIKRKIASTKSVDEKSALKPEAVTKVLQDVKAMRGRQDSLDSRFSVMKQENEALWREIASLRQKHAKQQQIVNKLIQFLITIVQPQRNMTSVKRHMQLMINDIPDKSKVRKGSESESECGPVIHELGEELLDEVSEVEPELMLPNSPFARVATPATPSTDPDAAHSPHNIERPQSSVSMISQNYDFSNQSTEDASGYLSPAAAAVAAANDGLIHTINNDGSKIFYHITEVPDAQPQETKISPVSYNEDNVLTTPMVREEMARSQMLKQKNRQRRIKNEYEIENRVKVAGPSGAKVQRVASQPQTSTKEQQQQQQIAHQLPQPIQIKSEQDAAIDPMLFLNVYPDNRGLKPDPNLISPNFSEDSRQSNSNNTGSFFINTPTSSANTTSPAQNDILSGNSTDLYNPNSFITNDIPADIFEDNSLMSAEENSNIGANDNFKQTQQQQFGHSTVNSGKFSTYLSGSSSGNCGSQPSTSAAAAAAAISSTNNNINNNNNNNNSQKAVASSSSPSTLKNDNGTNMALTKYKNNPDVMRNEVSGHIDIVQDELEGLKDLLRSDVYSLDHNTLLGLFTDSDILGPYGLHLTNDGGYSNDKKGSELMTYQPMYDLSDIINDQNDLDADVNMSPNSSLQSQQQSNLDYSSNSVLNTPYHE, from the exons atggttttcataaaataacttCCATTGATAATGGTGGTTTAAAGTTTGATCGAGATGAAATGGAATTTACGCATCCCTGTTTTAAACGGAATTGCCCATACTTACTGGAACACATTAAACGGAAGATTGCTTCTACAAAATCTGTTGATGAGAAGTCTGCTTTAAAGCCTGAAGCTGTAACAAAAGTTTTACAAGATGTGAAGGCCATGCGTGGACGACAAGATTCATTGGATTCTCGTTTCTCCGTAATGAAACAGGAAAATGAAGCTTTATGGCGTGAAATTGCATCTTTGCGGCAGAAACACGCAAAGCAACAGcagattgtaaataaattaatacaatttttaataacgaTTGTACAGCCACAGCGTAATATGACCAGTGTAAAGCGGCACATGCAGTTAATGATTAATGACATACCGGACAAGTCTAAAGTGCGCAAGGGTAGTGAATCGGAATCGGAATGCGGACCGGTAATTCATGAGTTAGGCGAAGAACTGCTCGATGAAGTATCTGAAGTTGAACCCGAATTAATGTTGCCGAATAGCCCCTTTGCTCGAGTTGCTACACCTGCAACACCCTCAACAGATCCCGACGCTGCGCATTCACCACACAATATAGAACGTCCACAGTCAAGTGTTAGTATGATCTCTCAAAATTATGACTTCTCTAATCAAAGTACTGAAGATGCTAGTGGCTATTTGAGCCCAGCCGCTGCGGCTGTCGCAGCTGCCAATGATGGACTTATACATACCATTAATAATGacggttcaaaaatattttaccacATAACTGAGGTGCCCGATGCACAACCTcaagaaacaaaaataagtcCCGTTAGCTACAATGAAGATAATGTGCTAACAACACCGATGGTGCGTGAGGAGATGGCTCGCAGCCAAATGTTAAAACAGAAAAATCGCCAGAGGCGCATCAAAAATGAATACGAAATAGAAAATCGCGTTAAAGTGGCTGGTCCCTCTGGTGCAAAAGTACAGCGTGTTGCCAGCCAACCACAAACATCCACAAaggaacagcaacaacaacagcaaatagCACATCAGCTTCCACAACCGATTCAAATTAAATCAGAACAAGATGCAGCTATTGATCCCATGCTTTTCTTAAATGTCTATCCTGATAATCGTGGTCTAAAACCGGATCCAAATTTGATTTCTCCCAATTTTAGCGAAGATTCACGCCAGTCAAATTCCAATAACACTGGTAGCTTTTTTATCAATACTCCAACTTCATCTGCAAACACAACATCGCCAGCACAAAACGACATACTGTCAGGCAACAGTACCGACTTGTATAACCCAAACAGTTTCATTACTAACGACATACCGGCTGATATATTTGAA GATAATTCCCTAATGTCTGCCGAAGAGAATAGTAACATTGGGGCCAatgacaatttcaaacaaactcAACAACAGCAGTTTGGTCATTCTACTGTTAACAGTGgcaaattttcaacatatttgtCTGGATCATCATCAGGAAATTGTGGATCACAGCCATCTACTTCTGCCGCCGCTGCTGCTGCAGCCATTTCATCGACAAATAATAAcatcaacaataataataataataataattctcaAAAGGCTGTAGCCAGTTCGTCATCACCGTCTACATTGAAAAACGACAATGGCACTAACAtggctctcaccaaatacaagAACAATCCAGATGTTATGCG tAATGAAGTCAGCGGACACATAGACATTGTGCAGGACGAACTGGAAGGTTTGAAAGATTTACTCCGTAGTGATGTTTACTCTTTGGATCACAATACGTTGCTAGGT cTCTTTACTGATTCGGATATTTTGGGACCATATGGTTTACATTTAACCAATGACGGTGGCTATAGCAATGATAAAAAAG GATCGGAATTGATGACATACCAACCAATGTATGATTTATCCGATATTATAAATGATCAAAATGATTTAGATG CTGATGTCAACATGTCCCCGAATTCTTCATTGCAATCACAACAACAATCTAACCTGGACTATAGCAGTAATTCTGTCCTTAATACACCGTATCATGAATAA
- the Hsf gene encoding heat shock factor protein isoform X2 produces the protein MHTFSETGAGVPAFLAKLWRLVEDPETNNLICWSKDGRSFIIQNQAQFARELLPLNYKHNNMASFIRQLNMYGFHKITSIDNGGLKFDRDEMEFTHPCFKRNCPYLLEHIKRKIASTKSVDEKSALKPEAVTKVLQDVKAMRGRQDSLDSRFSVMKQENEALWREIASLRQKHAKQQQIVNKLIQFLITIVQPQRNMTSVKRHMQLMINDIPDKSKVRKGSESESECGPVIHELGEELLDEVSEVEPELMLPNSPFARVATPATPSTDPDAAHSPHNIERPQSSVSMISQNYDFSNQSTEDASGYLSPAAAAVAAANDGLIHTINNDGSKIFYHITEVPDAQPQETKISPVSYNEDNVLTTPMVREEMARSQMLKQKNRQRRIKNEYEIENRVKVAGPSGAKVQRVASQPQTSTKEQQQQQQIAHQLPQPIQIKSEQDAAIDPMLFLNVYPDNRGLKPDPNLISPNFSEDSRQSNSNNTGSFFINTPTSSANTTSPAQNDILSGNSTDLYNPNSFITNDIPADIFEDNSLMSAEENSNIGANDNFKQTQQQQFGHSTVNSGKFSTYLSGSSSGNCGSQPSTSAAAAAAAISSTNNNINNNNNNNNSQKAVASSSSPSTLKNDNGTNMALTKYKNNPDVMRNEVSGHIDIVQDELEGLKDLLRSDVYSLDHNTLLGMPLNGINSIQNSKLNAFENNNHRIFLPPAMEEDILNKLFTDSDILGPYGLHLTNDGGYSNDKKGSELMTYQPMYDLSDIINDQNDLDAKQNL, from the exons atggttttcataaaataacttCCATTGATAATGGTGGTTTAAAGTTTGATCGAGATGAAATGGAATTTACGCATCCCTGTTTTAAACGGAATTGCCCATACTTACTGGAACACATTAAACGGAAGATTGCTTCTACAAAATCTGTTGATGAGAAGTCTGCTTTAAAGCCTGAAGCTGTAACAAAAGTTTTACAAGATGTGAAGGCCATGCGTGGACGACAAGATTCATTGGATTCTCGTTTCTCCGTAATGAAACAGGAAAATGAAGCTTTATGGCGTGAAATTGCATCTTTGCGGCAGAAACACGCAAAGCAACAGcagattgtaaataaattaatacaatttttaataacgaTTGTACAGCCACAGCGTAATATGACCAGTGTAAAGCGGCACATGCAGTTAATGATTAATGACATACCGGACAAGTCTAAAGTGCGCAAGGGTAGTGAATCGGAATCGGAATGCGGACCGGTAATTCATGAGTTAGGCGAAGAACTGCTCGATGAAGTATCTGAAGTTGAACCCGAATTAATGTTGCCGAATAGCCCCTTTGCTCGAGTTGCTACACCTGCAACACCCTCAACAGATCCCGACGCTGCGCATTCACCACACAATATAGAACGTCCACAGTCAAGTGTTAGTATGATCTCTCAAAATTATGACTTCTCTAATCAAAGTACTGAAGATGCTAGTGGCTATTTGAGCCCAGCCGCTGCGGCTGTCGCAGCTGCCAATGATGGACTTATACATACCATTAATAATGacggttcaaaaatattttaccacATAACTGAGGTGCCCGATGCACAACCTcaagaaacaaaaataagtcCCGTTAGCTACAATGAAGATAATGTGCTAACAACACCGATGGTGCGTGAGGAGATGGCTCGCAGCCAAATGTTAAAACAGAAAAATCGCCAGAGGCGCATCAAAAATGAATACGAAATAGAAAATCGCGTTAAAGTGGCTGGTCCCTCTGGTGCAAAAGTACAGCGTGTTGCCAGCCAACCACAAACATCCACAAaggaacagcaacaacaacagcaaatagCACATCAGCTTCCACAACCGATTCAAATTAAATCAGAACAAGATGCAGCTATTGATCCCATGCTTTTCTTAAATGTCTATCCTGATAATCGTGGTCTAAAACCGGATCCAAATTTGATTTCTCCCAATTTTAGCGAAGATTCACGCCAGTCAAATTCCAATAACACTGGTAGCTTTTTTATCAATACTCCAACTTCATCTGCAAACACAACATCGCCAGCACAAAACGACATACTGTCAGGCAACAGTACCGACTTGTATAACCCAAACAGTTTCATTACTAACGACATACCGGCTGATATATTTGAA GATAATTCCCTAATGTCTGCCGAAGAGAATAGTAACATTGGGGCCAatgacaatttcaaacaaactcAACAACAGCAGTTTGGTCATTCTACTGTTAACAGTGgcaaattttcaacatatttgtCTGGATCATCATCAGGAAATTGTGGATCACAGCCATCTACTTCTGCCGCCGCTGCTGCTGCAGCCATTTCATCGACAAATAATAAcatcaacaataataataataataataattctcaAAAGGCTGTAGCCAGTTCGTCATCACCGTCTACATTGAAAAACGACAATGGCACTAACAtggctctcaccaaatacaagAACAATCCAGATGTTATGCG tAATGAAGTCAGCGGACACATAGACATTGTGCAGGACGAACTGGAAGGTTTGAAAGATTTACTCCGTAGTGATGTTTACTCTTTGGATCACAATACGTTGCTAGGT ATGCCTTTAAACGGAATCAACTCTATACAGAATTCAAAACTCAATGCGTTTGAGAACAATAATCATCGAATATTTTTGCCGCCAGCTATGGAAGAGGATATTCTCAATAAG cTCTTTACTGATTCGGATATTTTGGGACCATATGGTTTACATTTAACCAATGACGGTGGCTATAGCAATGATAAAAAAG GATCGGAATTGATGACATACCAACCAATGTATGATTTATCCGATATTATAAATGATCAAAATGATTTAGATG CTAAACAaaacttgtaa